One Prolixibacteraceae bacterium DNA segment encodes these proteins:
- a CDS encoding methyltransferase domain-containing protein, whose protein sequence is MDLNITIKKSHVSKCFEKGFTTYDDKATVQDMVAQNLVKQLSFLPQKQQHTFEIGSGSGKLTNYYLQKFSPNKYTINDIVQNMFPTVESIVRTYKVPLIERCMGDIESIQVPNSATLIISSSVFQWIENLNKLFDKLSKTQRSGDHLAFSIYTKGTFSTFHKAADCGLQYHRHEEIIKMIEKKYEVIHDYNESIELQFESPREILLHMKETGVNGVGTQWTKSKHLNFIKNYPKDGKFYTLKYNPSYFILKKK, encoded by the coding sequence ATGGATCTAAATATAACCATTAAGAAATCACATGTAAGTAAGTGCTTTGAAAAAGGATTTACCACATATGATGACAAAGCGACAGTACAAGATATGGTAGCACAAAACTTGGTTAAACAACTCTCATTTCTTCCACAAAAACAACAACACACTTTTGAAATAGGATCAGGATCAGGCAAATTGACGAACTATTATCTTCAAAAATTTTCGCCTAATAAATATACCATAAACGATATAGTCCAAAATATGTTCCCTACTGTAGAATCCATCGTTCGCACCTATAAAGTGCCATTAATTGAAAGGTGTATGGGAGACATTGAGTCGATACAAGTACCGAACAGTGCAACACTAATAATCTCTAGTTCTGTTTTCCAATGGATTGAGAATCTCAATAAACTTTTCGATAAATTATCTAAAACACAACGTAGTGGAGATCATTTAGCTTTCTCGATCTATACAAAAGGGACATTTTCCACATTTCATAAAGCAGCTGATTGCGGTTTACAATACCACCGACATGAGGAGATCATCAAAATGATTGAAAAAAAATATGAAGTTATTCATGATTACAATGAGTCAATAGAACTCCAATTTGAGAGCCCTAGAGAGATTCTCCTCCATATGAAAGAGACTGGAGTTAATGGGGTTGGGACGCAGTGGACTAAGTCGAAGCATTTAAATTTTATCAAGAACTACCCTAAAGATGGGAAATTCTACACTCTTAAATATAATCCATCATACTTTATACTAAAAAAGAAATAG
- a CDS encoding DUF452 family protein, translating into MKQIIFFNGWGMDINNIVHIHKDKNTIITEINRYHQYTTPKIVEEASEVILIAWSLGAQKATSFYLENGKHITKYIIFNGSCDGFNKESGLPITMAKLTANRWNPEVRKRFETKMNGIQKDSSLSQRSCKDQKNELLYLIQNEDNIQSSRLEENDPKIKIYISRNEKIYPIDNLLNCWKKQQLFFIDDMFHNVFIDTKSWDQWI; encoded by the coding sequence ATGAAACAGATAATTTTCTTTAATGGCTGGGGCATGGATATCAACAATATAGTACATATCCATAAAGATAAGAATACCATTATCACAGAGATAAATAGGTATCACCAATACACTACTCCTAAGATTGTAGAAGAAGCTAGTGAGGTCATCTTAATTGCATGGTCTTTGGGAGCACAAAAGGCTACGAGCTTCTATTTAGAGAATGGTAAACATATTACTAAATATATCATATTTAATGGCTCTTGTGATGGTTTCAACAAAGAGAGTGGACTACCTATAACAATGGCTAAACTAACGGCAAATAGATGGAATCCTGAGGTACGTAAAAGATTTGAAACAAAAATGAATGGCATACAAAAAGATTCATCATTAAGTCAAAGAAGCTGCAAAGACCAAAAAAATGAACTTCTATATCTTATACAAAACGAGGATAATATCCAATCGTCTCGTCTAGAAGAAAACGATCCAAAAATTAAAATATATATCAGTAGAAATGAGAAAATATACCCTATAGACAACTTGTTGAATTGTTGGAAAAAACAACAGTTGTTTTTCATAGATGACATGTTTCATAATGTATTTATTGACACAAAATCATGGGACCAATGGATCTAA